The Carnobacterium sp. 17-4 genome has a window encoding:
- a CDS encoding type B 50S ribosomal protein L31 translates to MKQAIHPDYRQVVFMDTTTGYKFLSGSTKNSSETVEWEDGSTYPMIRVEISSDSHPFYTGRQKFTQADGRVDRFNKKYGIADANKKEEEEA, encoded by the coding sequence ATGAAACAAGCAATTCACCCAGATTACAGACAAGTTGTGTTTATGGATACTACAACAGGTTATAAATTCTTATCAGGATCTACTAAAAATTCAAGCGAAACAGTTGAATGGGAAGACGGTTCTACTTACCCAATGATTCGTGTCGAAATTTCATCTGACTCACACCCATTCTATACAGGACGTCAAAAATTTACACAAGCAGACGGACGTGTGGACCGTTTCAACAAAAAATATGGTATTGCAGACGCAAACAAAAAAGAAGAAGAAGAAGCATAA
- a CDS encoding D-alanine--D-alanine ligase → MKIFLVYGGKSAEHDISILTAFSIIKEVYYDYYEVEPIYITKSGQWVKGAIVKQANEVKDSDALKLTISDSSKFATDENQNSEGILVQPSDLKEENAVIFPVLHGPNGEDGTVQGLFEVIGMPYVGAGVLASACGMDKIISKQLFQQAGLPQVPYVPVRKAEWLNDKESVFKHCEGTLFYPMYIKPANLGSSVGISKAENRDELIEAIELALRYDRRVVVEQGIEAREIEVAILGNDDIHISVPGELVKTVDFYDYESKYLNNEVVLQIPALVPEDVNTRLREYAVRAFQALDGSGLSRCDFFLTSNDELFINEVNTMPGFTQFSMYPSLWKNTGLNYGDLVEELIQLALRRHRERMSFQNEN, encoded by the coding sequence ATGAAAATCTTTCTAGTATATGGCGGAAAAAGTGCAGAGCATGATATTTCAATTCTAACTGCCTTTTCTATCATTAAAGAAGTATATTATGATTATTATGAAGTGGAACCTATATATATTACAAAAAGTGGCCAATGGGTTAAAGGTGCAATCGTTAAACAAGCCAATGAGGTTAAGGACTCAGATGCATTAAAATTAACCATTTCGGATAGTAGCAAATTTGCAACTGATGAAAATCAAAACTCAGAAGGTATCCTTGTTCAACCGTCTGATTTAAAAGAAGAAAATGCTGTTATTTTTCCAGTTCTACATGGACCTAATGGAGAAGATGGAACGGTTCAAGGGTTGTTTGAAGTTATTGGAATGCCTTATGTTGGAGCTGGTGTTCTAGCTAGTGCGTGTGGAATGGATAAAATCATTAGTAAGCAGCTCTTTCAACAAGCTGGTTTGCCACAAGTTCCCTATGTGCCTGTAAGGAAAGCTGAATGGTTAAACGATAAAGAGAGTGTTTTCAAACATTGTGAAGGCACATTATTTTACCCAATGTATATAAAGCCGGCAAACCTCGGATCTAGTGTTGGAATCAGCAAAGCTGAAAATAGAGATGAATTAATTGAAGCAATTGAATTAGCTCTGCGTTATGATCGAAGAGTCGTTGTTGAGCAAGGCATTGAAGCCAGAGAAATTGAAGTGGCTATTTTAGGAAATGATGATATTCATATCTCAGTTCCAGGAGAATTAGTGAAAACCGTTGATTTTTATGACTATGAATCGAAATATCTTAATAATGAGGTTGTATTGCAAATTCCCGCTTTAGTTCCAGAAGATGTTAACACACGTTTGCGTGAATATGCGGTGCGTGCTTTCCAAGCGCTTGATGGAAGCGGCTTGAGTCGTTGTGATTTCTTTTTAACAAGCAATGATGAACTATTTATTAATGAAGTAAACACAATGCCTGGTTTTACACAATTTAGTATGTACCCTAGTTTATGGAAAAATACTGGATTGAACTACGGTGATCTAGTTGAAGAGTTGATTCAGCTAGCCTTAAGAAGACATCGAGAACGTATGTCTTTTCAGAATGAAAACTAA
- a CDS encoding UDP-N-acetylglucosamine 1-carboxyvinyltransferase → MKKLVINGGKKLSGEVTINGAKNSTVALIPAAILADSPVVLEGVPDIQDVHSLIDILNVMNVETIFDGSTLTIDPTNIVSIPMPNGKIKSLRASYYFMGALLTKFGKGVVGLPGGCFLGPRPIDQHLKGFRALGASVENEMGAMYLRTDETGLVGTRMYLDVVSIGATINIMLAAVKAKGKTIIENAAREPEIIDVATLLNNMGAKVRGAGTDIIRIEGVDELHGCRHTIIPDRIEAGTYLALAGAVGTDITIKNVIVEHLEGLLAKMEEMGVPMEIGEDSIRIKEAKNLKAVNVKTLPYPGFATDLQQPLTPLLLKATGTSLITDTIYPKRVKHIPELIRMGAKARVESDMILIEGPNQLQGVEVEASDLRAGACLITAGLMAQGTTTITGVENILRGYDQIVEKLTALGADVQMIKDDNK, encoded by the coding sequence ATGAAGAAATTAGTCATTAATGGTGGAAAGAAATTATCCGGCGAAGTAACCATCAATGGGGCAAAAAATAGTACGGTTGCTTTAATACCAGCAGCAATACTGGCAGATTCACCTGTTGTTTTAGAGGGTGTACCAGATATTCAAGATGTCCATTCATTAATTGATATTCTGAATGTGATGAATGTAGAAACAATTTTTGATGGCTCAACGCTTACAATTGACCCCACAAATATCGTTTCTATTCCTATGCCGAATGGAAAAATTAAAAGTTTGCGAGCATCTTATTATTTTATGGGTGCACTACTCACTAAATTTGGTAAAGGTGTTGTTGGATTGCCTGGTGGATGTTTTTTAGGACCTCGTCCTATAGATCAACATTTAAAAGGATTTCGTGCTTTAGGTGCTAGTGTAGAGAATGAGATGGGTGCTATGTATCTAAGAACCGATGAAACAGGATTGGTGGGTACAAGAATGTATCTAGATGTTGTATCAATCGGTGCGACCATCAATATTATGCTTGCTGCAGTAAAAGCAAAAGGAAAAACAATTATTGAAAATGCCGCGCGTGAGCCTGAAATAATTGATGTTGCAACACTATTAAATAATATGGGTGCTAAAGTAAGAGGCGCAGGTACCGATATCATTCGTATAGAGGGCGTTGATGAATTACACGGTTGTCGCCATACGATTATACCGGACCGGATAGAAGCAGGTACATATCTTGCGCTAGCAGGAGCTGTGGGTACGGATATTACGATTAAAAATGTTATTGTAGAACATCTGGAAGGGCTATTGGCTAAGATGGAAGAAATGGGTGTCCCAATGGAAATTGGAGAAGACAGCATTCGAATAAAAGAAGCTAAAAATTTAAAAGCTGTAAATGTCAAAACACTTCCTTACCCTGGATTCGCAACGGATTTACAACAACCTTTAACACCTCTTTTATTAAAAGCAACTGGCACTTCTTTAATTACAGACACAATCTACCCTAAACGCGTTAAGCACATCCCAGAGTTGATCCGTATGGGTGCAAAAGCCCGGGTTGAAAGTGATATGATTTTAATTGAGGGACCGAATCAACTGCAAGGTGTAGAAGTAGAAGCGAGTGATTTAAGAGCTGGAGCATGTCTTATAACAGCTGGATTAATGGCACAAGGGACTACAACAATTACTGGTGTTGAAAATATTTTACGTGGATATGATCAAATCGTAGAAAAATTAACGGCTTTAGGTGCAGATGTTCAAATGATTAAAGATGACAATAAATAG
- a CDS encoding Bax inhibitor-1/YccA family protein → MNTPRKEVSNQSINTAGLSKFFASIYSYMAVGLTITGITAFYASQSAFILNLVFGTRFGFLAFFIAEIALVMKLSANGAKLKSAGASIVGFIAFAIINGIILSSIFLMYDLGSIGAAFISTAASFAGMSLVGFTTKKDLTSLGGQLRGALIGLIIAMLVNGFFLQSGPADMVLSFITVVIFIGFTAYDTQKLKELYVHHSGEENLGALAISGALSLYLDFINIFLGLLRIFGGGRD, encoded by the coding sequence ATGAACACACCAAGAAAAGAAGTGTCCAATCAATCAATCAATACTGCTGGCTTGTCAAAGTTTTTTGCGTCAATCTATAGTTACATGGCAGTAGGATTAACGATCACAGGAATAACAGCTTTTTATGCATCTCAAAGTGCTTTTATTTTGAATTTGGTTTTTGGGACGCGCTTCGGATTTTTAGCCTTTTTTATCGCTGAAATTGCATTAGTAATGAAATTATCTGCAAATGGAGCTAAACTAAAATCAGCAGGTGCTTCGATTGTTGGATTTATTGCGTTTGCGATTATTAATGGAATCATACTTTCATCTATCTTTCTAATGTATGATTTAGGCAGTATTGGTGCAGCGTTCATTTCTACAGCAGCATCATTTGCAGGTATGAGTTTAGTAGGCTTTACAACTAAAAAGGATTTAACTTCTTTAGGTGGACAATTAAGAGGGGCCTTGATCGGTTTGATTATAGCTATGCTAGTGAATGGATTCTTCCTTCAAAGTGGACCGGCCGATATGGTTCTATCTTTTATCACAGTCGTAATTTTTATTGGTTTTACAGCATATGATACTCAAAAATTAAAAGAACTTTATGTGCATCATTCAGGAGAAGAAAATTTAGGGGCACTAGCTATCAGTGGAGCATTAAGTTTATACCTAGATTTTATTAATATTTTTCTTGGCTTGTTGCGCATCTTTGGTGGCGGAAGAGATTAA
- the rho gene encoding transcription termination factor Rho: protein MSDLVTLVELEGKTLKEIYNYAKELKIPYYSQMNKKELALAVIRAQEEKQGFFIVEGVLDIMEQQDFGFLRPINYTPSKEDIYISSSQIKRFGLRNGDKVSGKARPPKPSERYYGLMQVNFVNGKNPEDAKERPHFPALTPLYPEKQISLETTQTKISNRMIDILAPVGFGQRGLIVAPPKAGKTILLKEIANGIAENYPDAELIILLIDERPEEVTDIERSVKGEVVSSTFDQQPQNHVRVTELVLERAMRLVEDKRDVIILMDSITRLARAYNLVLPPSGRTLSGGLDPAALYRPKRFFGAARNIEEGGSLTILATALIDTGSRMDDMIYEEFKGTGNSELHLSRELSERRIFPAIDIKKSSTRKEELLLENDKLEVIWKLRHAMIGDSLDLTDQFIKKLQKSENNQHFFANFTDNTLTQTKKTRNSHR from the coding sequence ATGAGCGATTTAGTAACGTTAGTCGAGTTAGAAGGAAAGACATTAAAAGAAATTTACAATTATGCAAAAGAACTTAAAATTCCTTATTATAGCCAAATGAATAAAAAAGAATTAGCGTTAGCTGTTATACGTGCGCAAGAAGAAAAACAAGGCTTTTTTATTGTTGAAGGTGTATTGGACATTATGGAGCAACAAGATTTTGGTTTCTTGCGTCCCATCAATTACACACCAAGTAAAGAAGATATCTATATTTCTTCTTCTCAAATTAAACGCTTTGGGCTGAGAAACGGGGATAAGGTGTCAGGTAAAGCCAGACCACCAAAACCATCAGAGCGTTATTATGGTTTGATGCAAGTAAATTTTGTAAATGGAAAAAATCCAGAAGATGCGAAAGAACGTCCCCATTTTCCAGCATTAACGCCTCTTTATCCTGAAAAACAGATTTCTCTCGAAACAACGCAAACGAAAATTTCAAATCGAATGATTGATATTTTAGCTCCTGTAGGTTTTGGCCAGCGTGGATTGATTGTAGCTCCTCCAAAAGCCGGTAAGACAATTTTGTTAAAAGAAATTGCGAATGGTATTGCTGAAAATTATCCTGATGCTGAATTGATAATTTTGTTGATCGATGAACGTCCAGAAGAAGTGACGGATATCGAAAGAAGCGTTAAAGGTGAAGTTGTATCTTCAACATTTGATCAACAGCCACAAAACCATGTACGGGTAACGGAATTGGTTCTAGAAAGAGCGATGCGATTAGTAGAAGATAAACGAGACGTCATTATCCTAATGGACAGCATTACCCGATTAGCTCGCGCCTATAACTTAGTCCTTCCTCCAAGCGGGAGGACGTTAAGTGGGGGACTTGATCCAGCAGCTTTGTATCGACCTAAGCGATTCTTTGGAGCAGCGAGAAATATTGAAGAAGGTGGAAGCTTAACTATTTTAGCAACTGCCTTGATTGATACTGGAAGTCGAATGGATGATATGATCTACGAAGAATTTAAAGGTACAGGAAATTCTGAATTGCATTTATCAAGAGAACTTTCTGAACGACGTATTTTCCCAGCAATTGATATCAAAAAATCAAGTACTCGAAAAGAAGAACTCTTATTGGAAAATGATAAGTTAGAAGTGATTTGGAAGTTGCGTCACGCAATGATCGGAGATTCCTTAGATTTAACAGATCAGTTTATAAAAAAATTACAAAAATCAGAAAACAATCAACACTTTTTCGCTAATTTTACAGATAATACACTTACTCAAACGAAAAAAACAAGAAATTCTCATCGCTAA
- a CDS encoding UDP-N-acetylmuramoyl-tripeptide--D-alanyl-D-alanine ligase, translated as MISLTVKEIAMAVGAINDTSKWSDREITSVNFDTRKLVKDSLFVPLLGNNDGHNFILKAVENGAAVSLWSKPLKDLPLELENEFPIVQVNDTLKALQDLAKFYLTKVNPKVVGITGSNGKTTTKDMADAVLSSQYRVHKTQGNFNNHIGLPITILEMPIETEVVILEMGMSRAGEIKVLSDLAKPDVAIITMIGESHIEFFGSRAGIADAKMEICSGLKENGVLIYPGEEPLLQERVAVLKGSQLKTFGTSPENDLYPLNIDAQMNQTSFVTNERPDLVVSLPVLGTYNVNNALAALMAGMTLGISIEKSAPKLAQFQLTKNRTEWLKGINESSILNDAYNANPTAMKAVLDNFSTFTNTGKKIVVLGDMLELGEQSTQLHLSVKDSLDPTQIEKVVLYGEQMNVLYEVLKGKFDEENLSYFTGAKEPLIQFVKKQIEHGDYILLKSSLGTDLLSVVRALQVIR; from the coding sequence ATGATTTCTTTAACCGTGAAAGAAATTGCAATGGCAGTTGGAGCAATAAATGATACAAGTAAATGGTCTGATCGAGAAATAACATCCGTTAATTTTGATACTCGAAAATTAGTTAAAGACTCATTGTTTGTACCGTTATTAGGAAATAATGATGGACATAATTTTATTTTAAAAGCTGTTGAAAATGGAGCAGCCGTTTCTTTATGGAGCAAACCTTTAAAAGACTTGCCGCTTGAACTGGAAAATGAGTTTCCTATCGTTCAAGTAAACGATACATTGAAAGCGTTGCAGGATCTAGCTAAATTTTATTTAACTAAAGTAAATCCTAAAGTTGTTGGTATTACTGGAAGTAACGGAAAAACGACTACGAAAGATATGGCGGACGCTGTTTTATCTAGTCAATACCGGGTGCATAAAACACAAGGGAATTTTAATAACCATATTGGACTTCCGATAACGATTCTTGAGATGCCTATTGAGACTGAAGTTGTTATTTTAGAAATGGGAATGAGTCGTGCTGGAGAAATTAAAGTGTTATCAGATTTAGCTAAGCCGGATGTTGCTATTATAACTATGATTGGGGAATCCCATATTGAGTTTTTCGGATCAAGAGCTGGGATTGCGGATGCAAAAATGGAAATTTGTTCAGGGTTAAAAGAAAACGGTGTACTGATTTATCCTGGTGAAGAACCATTATTACAAGAAAGAGTAGCGGTTTTAAAGGGCTCACAATTGAAGACCTTTGGAACATCTCCTGAAAATGACTTGTATCCACTAAATATAGATGCTCAAATGAACCAAACGAGTTTTGTAACCAATGAAAGGCCTGATTTAGTGGTAAGTTTACCTGTTTTAGGAACCTATAACGTGAACAATGCGTTAGCTGCTTTAATGGCAGGGATGACTTTAGGTATCTCGATTGAGAAATCTGCTCCAAAACTAGCCCAATTTCAGTTAACTAAAAACAGAACAGAATGGCTAAAAGGGATAAATGAGAGCAGTATTTTAAATGATGCTTATAATGCGAATCCTACTGCTATGAAAGCTGTCTTGGATAATTTTAGTACATTTACAAATACAGGTAAAAAAATAGTTGTTTTAGGAGATATGTTGGAGTTAGGAGAACAGTCTACTCAGCTGCATCTAAGTGTTAAAGATTCGCTTGATCCAACCCAAATTGAAAAAGTGGTTCTTTATGGCGAGCAGATGAATGTATTATATGAAGTTTTAAAAGGGAAATTCGATGAAGAAAACCTTTCTTATTTTACTGGAGCTAAGGAACCGTTGATTCAATTTGTGAAAAAACAAATTGAACATGGAGATTATATTTTGTTAAAATCAAGTTTGGGAACTGATTTGCTTTCAGTTGTAAGAGCACTTCAAGTAATAAGATGA